A window of Cellulomonas wangleii genomic DNA:
AAGTCGACGATGTACCAGTCGCCGCCGGCGTATGGACGGTCGTCCCGGGCGACCACCCGCCGCTGAGCCCTCGATCCTTCCGTGCTGAGGTCGTCGACCTTGTCTAGACCTGCCCGGTCGATGAAGCGGTCGATCGGGTCCTCGGGTTCCACGACAGACGGGGTCGGCGACGCCCCCCGCGGAGGTTCGGCGGGCTCCTCGCCGGGACCCGGTCGTATCCCGGGGAATGTCCGGTCCAGGATCTGCCGCAGCTCAGCCGCACCCTCGGCGCCGATCTGGAACGTCTGGCTGACCTTCGGCTGACTCTGCCGCTGGTCCGAGCCGAGGGTCGAGAGCTGCAGGACCTGGGATCCCCCCGTGTCCAGGAAGTGGAAGTAGAGGCAGTCCACGTCCGTCGAGTGCCGCGTCCCGTGCCCCTTCACCTCGTGACGGAAGGCGCGGATCACTGCCACTGCACGGCCCCCCGGTCGCTCATGTGGTCAGCCCGAACTGGTCCTTGAGCAGGTCGACGTCGAGCCGCAGGGTCACGCCGTCGCTGTCCACGGAGAGGATGTCGTACCCCTCGACGTTGAGGACCCGCTTGACGACGGCCAGTCCCTGACCGAACAGGGTGACCGGCATGCCGGCGGCCGCTGCAACGGTGTCCTGGTGCGCTCGCCCACCGTGGGCCACCAGGGTGCGCAGCACCGTCTCGATCAGCGCTGCCGACGCGGCACGTCCGCCGAGCCGGGACTGGGCGGCGTACACGCTCGACGCCAGCACACGCCCCACGAGGTCGTCCGACGGCGCAGGCGACGCCACCGCGGCCACCTCGAGCTCGAACAACGCGGGCTCCGACTTGTCGACCGCCGGCCTCTTACGCGCCTTCTTCGCCGGGCCCGGATGCGTAGACGTGTTGACCTTCGCCTCGACGACCGGGTCGTTCCACCACGCCGGCGCCTGCGGCGGCGCCGGTTCCCATTCGTCAGGGGCCGCCTGTGCGAGCGACCGCTGGTACACGAGCACCGGCACAGTGAGCTCCGCGAGGGACGCACCCCCGTGGTAGCCCGCACGCGCGGCGCCGTACCGGGCGTCGTCCCGCCACAGCACGACGACCTGGCCGGCGTCGAGCGCCACACGCGGGCCGGTGACCAGCACCTCGCCCTCCTCGACGGGCCCCGTCGACACCGGCCGCCAGCGCGCGTCGCCCCCCGCCACAGCAGGGAGCATCGCGGTCCCGCGCTCGACGACGTGGCCGTGGTCGGAGGTGAGGACCACCGTGCGCCCGGCGATGGAGGCGGCGTTCAGCAACCCGCGAAGGGGCTCGAGGTCGCCGATGCCCCAGGGCCGCCCCGAGGTGTCGTTCTTGTGGGTCGCGTCGTCGATCACGTTGATGACGACACCGACCACCGGAACCGTGGGGTCGGCGATGGCGGTGGCGACGTCGTCCGCGAGCTGGGCGCCGCCCGGCGCGCGGAGCTCGCCCTTGTGGAACACCCTCGCGCCCGGGAAGGCAGCAGCGAGGCCCGACTTCTCCGTCGCGGACGTGCCGTGACGCACCTCGCCGCAGAACAGGCTGGTGCGCGAGATCCCGGTCATCGACGGCAGCGCGGCAGCGGCGGCGAGCCGGCGCTTGGTCGCGGACGGCACCCACTCGACGAGGCCGGACCGTCCGACCTCACCAGCGAGGTCGATCGCGACGGCTCCGCTCATGCCGTCCAGAACGATGAGCAGCACGCCTCCGTAGGCCCTCCAGGGGTCCACCACGGCGCGCAAGATGTTCTCGACGCCCAGCGCAGGACCACCGAGCAACGCCTCCGCCACCGACTGCATGACGACTGTGTCCCCGAGGTGCGTCGCGGCCACCGCATCGCGTTCCCGGCGGCGGGTGCGGACACGCTCGATGAGTCGCCCGTAGGCGGCCCCGACCTCGGCGTCGGATGACCCGCTCCACAGCACACCGAGCGCCGCGTCGACCCACGCGCCGTCGGCGAGCTGCCGCTGAAGGTCCGTCCCCAGGGTGTGCGCGTCGGTCTCAGGAGTCGCGAGCCAACGCGAGAGCCGCACCGCCATGCGCGGTGCGAGGTCCTGGCTCCCCAGGGTGGCTTCGCGGTGCTCGAGAACGCCGGCGAGTGCCTCCTCGATGCCGGTGCCGGAGTCCAGGGCCGCGCCCAGCACACGCAGGCGGGCGGTGAAGCCCGGACGCAGGATGCCGGAGCGTTCGGCGCCCTCGGGCCACCCGAGGTTGTCGCGCAGCAAGGCCTCAGCCTGGTCGAGCACCACGCCGAGGCGCCCTTCGGGGTCGTTCTCGCGCGACAGCCGGAGCACGGCGGAGACGGCCGCGTTGGCGATCTCCCGCGCCTGCACCGGCGTGACAGCGCGACCTGCGACGTATCTCTCGAGGAGCCGAGTCCGCGCAGCGACCTGGGCCTCGGTGAGGTCACCGGCCGGCTGAGGCCACAGCACGTCGATCGCCAGACCGAGGGCGAGTGGCTTGACCAGGCCGCCCGGCGTGGCGGTGGTGCGCAGAGCGAAGGCCGCCGCCGTGCCGTACTGGCCCTCGGCCCACGCGATGAGGTGGTCCTGCAGCTCCGGGTCGACACCCGCCCATGACGAGCGCGAGCCGTTGCTCAGGACGGCCAGGAGGACGACGCCGTCGAGGTCTCCGGAGTCCAGGTCGAGCAGGTGGGCGAGCAACCCGCCGATGGCGTGC
This region includes:
- the pglZ gene encoding BREX-2 system phosphatase PglZ — protein: MTSAATETPRTVAVSEALVRSRAAELIAKGGDARVLVLRAQPRWHGGDLTIDGQRVRVIEGVSQLAILDAYAQQSDDEYLVVLTDRPRADLNDTVLARAYGQRIEEPDEWASVPALFGGAREVSRELRRLDWAATALLDHEPAGGWAPSTDLAVTAEHAIGGLLAHLLDLDSGDLDGVVLLAVLSNGSRSSWAGVDPELQDHLIAWAEGQYGTAAAFALRTTATPGGLVKPLALGLAIDVLWPQPAGDLTEAQVAARTRLLERYVAGRAVTPVQAREIANAAVSAVLRLSRENDPEGRLGVVLDQAEALLRDNLGWPEGAERSGILRPGFTARLRVLGAALDSGTGIEEALAGVLEHREATLGSQDLAPRMAVRLSRWLATPETDAHTLGTDLQRQLADGAWVDAALGVLWSGSSDAEVGAAYGRLIERVRTRRRERDAVAATHLGDTVVMQSVAEALLGGPALGVENILRAVVDPWRAYGGVLLIVLDGMSGAVAIDLAGEVGRSGLVEWVPSATKRRLAAAAALPSMTGISRTSLFCGEVRHGTSATEKSGLAAAFPGARVFHKGELRAPGGAQLADDVATAIADPTVPVVGVVINVIDDATHKNDTSGRPWGIGDLEPLRGLLNAASIAGRTVVLTSDHGHVVERGTAMLPAVAGGDARWRPVSTGPVEEGEVLVTGPRVALDAGQVVVLWRDDARYGAARAGYHGGASLAELTVPVLVYQRSLAQAAPDEWEPAPPQAPAWWNDPVVEAKVNTSTHPGPAKKARKRPAVDKSEPALFELEVAAVASPAPSDDLVGRVLASSVYAAQSRLGGRAASAALIETVLRTLVAHGGRAHQDTVAAAAGMPVTLFGQGLAVVKRVLNVEGYDILSVDSDGVTLRLDVDLLKDQFGLTT